A genomic window from Labrus bergylta chromosome 7, fLabBer1.1, whole genome shotgun sequence includes:
- the lmod2a gene encoding leiomodin-2a — MSTSGYRRDTKNNEEVDEDELLASLSFDELQELERELAVLDDNIPIGLRQKDQTAKTPTGTFDRNSLLTYWEEENKALLKDNILEPVGQEGRPDKIIAEQVTVSTSIKSKTMDGDRKKMLQKGKKAQSAVSKADAKQDEKKDECKKEALIRSRCPSKNGVSEGTRSESRRTETANPNLNTDSDRPSGNPTIIDKTLEQILCDDPTMREVNLNNIEDISQETLLRFAEALCSNTNVHVFSLANTHADDRVAFAISKMLRENGCIQNLNIESNFVSGQGILAVLAALQHNRTLVELRFHNQRHICGGKVEMEMVQLLRENTTLLKLGYQFDLPGPRMTATSILTRNQDQQRQRRLQQKKDQSPPEVFGQSPGSSAENKTPKKPLQPSKKVENQNRNPPSLDQPTRKIAEMVKQHEGSNITKNQSNLKKTKSKKLKNGANEKESADIVKDLKNSLKPSVQKRRDEPPRLPPPQRSSRDDLMAAIRGSSIMSLKRVEPTLA; from the exons ATGAGTACCTCAGGGTACCGCAGGGACACAAAGAACAACGAGGAGGTGGATGAAGATGAACTTTTGGCCTCTCTCTCCTTTGACGAGCTCCAGGAGCTGGAGAGGGAGCTGGCTGTGCTCGATGACAACATCCCGATCGGCCTGAGGCAGAAAGACCAGACGGCCAAAACACCGACAGGGACCTTTGACCGGAACTCTCTGCTGACATACTGGGAGGAGGAGAACAAGGCGCTGCTTAAAGACAACATACTGGAGCCTGTAGGGCAG gaGGGACGCCCGGATAAGATCATCGCGGAGCAAGTGACAGTCTCCACTAGCATCAAGAGTAAGACTATGGACGGGGACAGAAAGAAGATGTTGCAAAAGGGGAAGAAGGCGCAGAGTGCCGTGAGCAAAGCTGATGCAAAGCAAGATGAAAAGAAAGACGAGTGTAAAAAAGAGGCTCTGATCAGGAGTAGATGTCCCTCAAAGAACGGTGTGTCGGAAGGCACTCGGAGTGAGTCTAGGAGGACTGAAACTGCAAACCCAAACCTGAACACAGACTCTGACAGACCAAGCGGGAACCCGACAATCATTGACAAAACTCTGGAGCAGATCCTGTGTGATGATCCCACCATGAGGGAGGTCAATCTCAACAACATCGAAGACATTTCCCAGGAAACCTTGCTTCGTTTCGCAGAAGCCCTGTGCTCAAACACTAATGTCCACGTTTTCAGTCTGGCCAACACCCATGCGGATGACCGGGTCGCCTTTGCTATCTCCAAGATGCTCAGAGAGAACGGCTGCATCCAAAACCTGAACATCGAGTCAAACTTTGTGTCTGGTCAGGGCATATTGGCTGTGCTGGCGGCACTTCAGCACAACAGGACACTGGTAGAGCTTCGCTTCCACAACCAGAGGCACATCTGTGGGGGGAaggtggagatggagatggtCCAGCTGCTGAGGGAAAACACCACTTTGCTCAAGCTTGGGTACCAGTTTGATCTCCCAGGCCCGAGGATGACGGCAACCAGTATCCTGACACGCAACCAGGACCAACAGCGACAGAGGAGGCTGCAACAGAAGAAGGACCAGAGTCCTCCAGAGGTGTTCGGACAAAGCCCTGGATcgtctgcagaaaacaaaacaccaaagaAGCCTTTACAACCGTCCAAGAAGGTTGAGAATCAGAACAGAAATCCTCCATCTTTAGACCAACCGACGAGAAAGATCGCCGAAATGGTCAAACAGCACGAGGGCTCAAACATCACAAAGAATCAGTCGAACCTGAAGAAGACAAAGTCAAAGAAGCTGAAGAATGGCGCCAATGAAAAGGAGAGTGCAGATATTGTCAAAGACCTGAAGAACTCGTTGAAGCCGTCAGTCCAGAAGAGACGAGACGAGCCGCCACGCCTGCCGCCACCACAGAGGTCAAGTCGTGACGACCTGATGGCGGCAATTCGAGGGAGCAGCATCATGTCCTTAAAACGG gtgGAACCGACATTGGCCTGA